In one window of Pieris brassicae chromosome 10, ilPieBrab1.1, whole genome shotgun sequence DNA:
- the LOC123715654 gene encoding delta-sarcoglycan-like has product MKIEDTRTEGVRGWECSPTSEQPPIQENTKSCFPVVLKGWRRTSLYAIIIFLMILIFLNIALSLWIISTLRLTKHGIGPITIVKDGITLDGKVWVVEDLIASTISSQTAQPITLHSHRNFTVLVSDDHKEQSKLILKRDSVECTGNAFEVQDARGDRIFYASKDEVRVFADALAVDGAGGVGVRSALQAPIVRAPPGSNLQLESLTRKLDLRAPHSIYLESRAGSIDITSHNNIKLDSVVGAIKLDAPNIIIENLKEATATKEQKTLRNKKVYQLCACASGKLFLAAPDAPCSMHEMDTELCR; this is encoded by the exons ATGAAAATCGAAGATACAAGGACCGAAGGTGTTCGAGGGTGGGAATGTTCTCCCACCAGTGAGCAACCACCGATTCAGGAGAATACCAAAAGCTGTTTTCCAGTCGTGCTTAAAGGATGGAGACGGACGTCTCTGTATGCGATTATAATATTCCTAatgatactaatatttttgaatatcgCCTTGTCTTTGTGGATTATAAGTACTTTAAGACTGACAAAG caTGGCATTGGCCCAATAACTATAGTTAAAGATGGTATTACTTTAGATGGTAAAGTATGGGTTGTCGAAGATCTAATAGCGTCAACAATTTCGTCTCAAACAGCGCAGCCTATAACATTACATTCGCATCGGAATTTCACAGTGCTGGTCTCTGATGACCATAAGGAGCAGTCGAAATTGATTTTAA AACGCGACTCCGTGGAATGTACTGGAAATGCTTTTGAAGTGCAAGATGCTCGTGGTGACCGTATATTCTACGCGTCAAAGGACGAGGTGCGCGTATTCGCAGACGCCTTAGCGGTCGACGGGGCGGGCGGCGTAGGCGTGCGTAGCGCCCTCCAGGCGCCCATCGTACGTGCACCGCCAGGGTCAAATTTACA GTTGGAATCCTTAACACGAAAATTAGATCTACGAGCACCACACTCAATTTATTTAGAGAGTAGGGCGGGCAGTATTGATATAACttcacataataatattaaactggaTTCAGTGGTCGGTGCA ataaaactaGATGCCCCGAACATAATTATTGAGAATCTCAAGGAAGCAACCGCAACGAAAGAGCAGAAAACTTTAAGAAATAAGAAAGTGTACCAGCTTTGCGCCTGCGCTTCtgggaaattatttttagcagCTCCAGACGCACCGTGCTCCATGCACGAAATGGATACGGAGTTGTGTCGATGA